Below is a genomic region from Hyalangium minutum.
GAGCCGCGCCAACCCTACGGACACGTTGGCCAGCGACCCGCCAATGCACGGAGACCAGGAGGATACTTCGCGCACGCGACGCCCGGACTCGGCGGGGAGAAAGTCCACCAACGTCTCGCCCATGCAGACGACATCGAGCGGCGGCGCTACATCTGTCATGGGAGCCCCTCCCGGGCTGCGTCAGTCCAGCCCCACCTGAGCCATGAAGTCGACGCTCTTGAGGCGCCGGCCGAGGTGGTGCGCGATGAAGATGTTGAGCAGGCCGCGAGCCCGGGCACGCAGCTCCGGCGGCAGCGGCGTGCGCTGGCCTTCCTGGAGCGCGCGAAGTCCCGACAGCAGCGCAGGAGGAATCGCCACGGCATCCCGAGCCCGGCCACTGCACGGCTCGCACACCGCGCCGCCGTGGGTCTGGTCGAAGCGCGGCTGCTCGCCCGGAGGCCCGTCACAGAGCGTGCACGCGTCGAAGCGCGGCATGAGTCCCGCGTGGGCCAAGGCGGACAGCTCGAAGGCGAGAAGCGAGGTGGGGCCCGCCTCCTTGGCATCCAGCCGGCCGAGATACTCCTCCAACAGGGCGAACAGCTCCGGGTGGGGCTCGTGGTCGCGGGTCAGCTCGCGGCACAGCTCCACGGCGTACAGGGCGC
It encodes:
- the recO gene encoding DNA repair protein RecO, giving the protein MERFVDEALVLSTLDYGEADRLVTLLTREHGKLTAFAAGARKSKRRFAGALEPFMRLRVQLVETRGSTVRLDSADIEAGYYSARQDLSLIARALYAVELCRELTRDHEPHPELFALLEEYLGRLDAKEAGPTSLLAFELSALAHAGLMPRFDACTLCDGPPGEQPRFDQTHGGAVCEPCSGRARDAVAIPPALLSGLRALQEGQRTPLPPELRARARGLLNIFIAHHLGRRLKSVDFMAQVGLD